A window of Haloarcula sp. H-GB4 contains these coding sequences:
- the alaS gene encoding alanine--tRNA ligase codes for MSDLDEAYQLDYFEEEGFHRQECASCGDMFWSRVKRETCGEPPCAEYDFIDNPGFDESHSLTEMREAFLSFFEDRDHDRIDPYPVAANRWRDDVLLTQASIYDFQPLVTSGTTPPPANPLCISQPCIRMQDIDNVGKTGRHTMAFEMMAHHAFNAREDIEDPEQYAYEGEVYWKDETVRYCDELFEEMGANLDEIVYIEDPWVGGGNAGPAIEVIYRGAELATLVFMSMEQDPEGEYEMKDGNRYSPMDTYIVDTGYGLERWTWMSQGTPTVYEAVYPDMIAFLKDNAGIELTDEEERIVHEAAKLAGRMDIDEAEDIEAERDTIAAEVGVEVEEMRDLMAPLEDIYAIADHCRTLAYMLGDGIVPSNVGTGYLARMVLRRTKRLVDGVGVDAPLDELVDMQAERLDYENRDTIRDIVRTEVEKYRETLDRGGRRVRQLADEYAEKGEPIPTSELVELYDSHGIQPDMVEEIAAEKGVAVDVPDDFYAVVAQRHGGDDTATDESQTPYEDRLEELPETDRLYYEDQQRTEFEAVVLEVFDRDEDTYDVVLDQTMFYPEGGGQPPDKGTLSTDDVSAEVTDVQQYGDVIVHTCDDDPGKGEFVRGQVDATRRQRLMQHHTATHIVIHSARQVLGEHVRQAGAQKGTDSARIDIRHYESVSREEVKEIERLANDIIQDNITVSQEWPDRNDAEERYGFDLYQGGIPAGEQIRLITVGDDVQACGGTHVARTGDIGAVKLLNTERIQDGVIRLTFAAGNAAIEATQRTEDALTEAADILDVAPDSVPETAERFFDEWKARGKEIEQLKEQLAEARASGGSDNEEVDVGDATAVVGRIDADMDELRAQANAIVEQGNIAVLGSGLDGAQFVVSVPDGVDVDAGEVVGELAGRVGGGGGGPPDFAQGGGPDADALDDALDDAPEILRTVANA; via the coding sequence ATGAGCGACCTCGATGAGGCCTACCAACTCGACTACTTCGAAGAGGAAGGCTTCCACAGACAGGAGTGTGCCTCCTGTGGCGATATGTTCTGGTCCCGTGTCAAGCGCGAGACCTGCGGCGAACCGCCGTGTGCGGAGTACGACTTCATCGACAACCCCGGCTTCGACGAGTCCCACTCGCTGACGGAGATGCGCGAGGCGTTCCTCTCCTTTTTCGAGGACCGTGACCACGACCGCATCGATCCGTACCCGGTGGCAGCGAATCGCTGGCGCGACGATGTGTTGTTGACCCAGGCATCTATCTACGACTTCCAGCCGCTGGTCACGTCGGGAACGACGCCGCCGCCGGCGAACCCGCTGTGTATCAGCCAGCCCTGTATCCGGATGCAGGACATCGACAATGTCGGGAAGACCGGCCGGCACACGATGGCCTTCGAAATGATGGCCCACCACGCGTTCAACGCGCGTGAGGACATCGAAGACCCCGAGCAGTACGCCTACGAGGGCGAAGTGTACTGGAAAGACGAAACTGTCCGGTACTGTGACGAACTGTTCGAGGAAATGGGGGCAAATCTAGACGAAATCGTCTACATCGAGGACCCGTGGGTCGGCGGCGGCAACGCCGGTCCGGCCATCGAGGTCATCTATCGCGGGGCCGAACTCGCGACGCTCGTCTTCATGTCCATGGAGCAGGACCCTGAGGGCGAATACGAGATGAAAGACGGCAATCGGTACTCGCCGATGGATACCTACATCGTCGACACCGGCTACGGGCTCGAACGCTGGACCTGGATGAGCCAGGGGACGCCGACGGTGTACGAGGCCGTCTACCCCGATATGATCGCCTTCCTCAAGGACAACGCCGGCATCGAACTCACCGACGAGGAAGAGCGCATCGTCCACGAGGCCGCGAAACTGGCTGGCCGGATGGATATCGACGAGGCCGAAGACATCGAAGCCGAACGCGACACCATCGCCGCCGAGGTCGGTGTTGAGGTCGAGGAGATGCGAGACCTGATGGCCCCGCTTGAGGACATCTACGCCATCGCCGACCACTGCCGGACGCTTGCGTATATGCTCGGCGACGGCATCGTCCCGTCGAACGTTGGGACGGGCTATCTGGCCCGGATGGTGCTGCGCCGGACGAAGCGACTGGTCGACGGCGTCGGTGTCGACGCGCCGCTTGACGAACTCGTCGACATGCAGGCCGAGCGGCTTGACTACGAGAACCGCGACACCATCCGCGATATCGTCCGCACTGAGGTCGAGAAGTATCGCGAGACGCTGGACCGCGGTGGCCGGCGCGTCCGCCAGCTAGCCGACGAGTACGCGGAAAAGGGCGAGCCGATTCCGACGTCGGAACTGGTCGAACTGTACGACTCCCACGGCATCCAGCCGGACATGGTCGAAGAGATTGCCGCTGAGAAAGGCGTCGCGGTCGACGTGCCCGACGACTTCTATGCGGTTGTCGCCCAGCGCCACGGCGGCGACGACACCGCCACCGACGAGTCACAGACCCCTTACGAGGACCGACTCGAAGAACTGCCGGAGACCGACCGACTCTACTATGAAGACCAGCAGCGGACCGAGTTCGAGGCCGTCGTTCTCGAGGTCTTCGACCGCGATGAGGACACCTACGACGTGGTGCTCGATCAGACGATGTTCTACCCCGAAGGTGGTGGCCAGCCGCCGGACAAGGGGACGCTGTCGACCGACGACGTCTCTGCCGAGGTGACCGATGTCCAGCAGTACGGCGACGTTATCGTCCACACCTGCGACGACGACCCCGGCAAGGGCGAGTTCGTCCGCGGGCAGGTCGACGCGACCCGTCGCCAACGCCTGATGCAACACCACACGGCGACCCACATTGTCATCCACAGCGCCCGGCAGGTACTCGGCGAGCACGTCAGACAGGCCGGTGCGCAGAAAGGCACCGACTCAGCCCGCATCGACATCCGCCACTACGAGTCGGTGAGTCGCGAGGAAGTCAAGGAGATTGAACGCCTCGCAAACGACATCATTCAGGACAACATCACCGTCTCGCAGGAATGGCCCGACCGCAACGATGCCGAGGAACGGTACGGCTTCGACCTCTATCAGGGTGGAATTCCGGCCGGCGAGCAGATCCGCCTCATCACCGTCGGCGACGACGTACAGGCCTGTGGTGGCACCCACGTCGCCCGAACGGGCGATATCGGGGCTGTCAAGCTCCTGAACACCGAGCGGATTCAGGACGGCGTCATCCGCCTGACGTTCGCGGCGGGCAACGCGGCCATCGAGGCCACCCAGCGCACCGAGGACGCGCTCACCGAAGCCGCGGATATCCTTGACGTCGCGCCCGATTCTGTCCCGGAGACTGCCGAGCGGTTCTTCGACGAGTGGAAAGCCCGTGGCAAGGAGATCGAACAACTCAAAGAACAACTCGCTGAGGCCCGTGCCAGCGGCGGCAGCGACAACGAGGAAGTCGACGTGGGCGATGCGACCGCCGTCGTCGGGCGCATCGACGCCGACATGGATGAACTCCGCGCGCAGGCGAACGCTATCGTCGAGCAGGGTAACATCGCGGTGCTTGGCTCGGGACTCGACGGTGCGCAGTTCGTCGTCTCAGTGCCAGACGGCGTCGATGTCGACGCCGGTGAAGTCGTCGGCGAACTCGCCGGTCGCGTCGGCGGCGGCGGCGGCGGCCCGCCGGACTTCGCACAGGGCGGCGGCCCCGATGCGGACGCGCTGGACGACGCGCTAGACGACGCACCGGAGATCCTCCGAACTGTCGCGAACGCCTGA
- a CDS encoding RDD family protein, whose protein sequence is MAATVPENAVEARSDRFVAYLIDFAILSAVAFGLWLVTFVLNTVLSVGAMAATTPGDPGAMGGGSMLAAGLLGIVINFALWIAIGAVLVYYFGYYAMDNETVGKRSQDVAVVDETGSPPSQRDRLIRTAVLLAPFPIMLLLGGILGGFGFVFALVLMIGWLLIEAAVMFVSDDAQRLGDRVAGTYVVSATK, encoded by the coding sequence ATGGCAGCAACTGTCCCTGAAAACGCAGTCGAGGCGAGGAGCGACCGGTTCGTCGCATACCTCATCGATTTCGCCATCCTGAGCGCCGTCGCGTTCGGGTTGTGGCTCGTCACGTTCGTTCTCAACACGGTCCTCTCAGTAGGCGCGATGGCCGCCACTACTCCTGGGGATCCGGGCGCGATGGGCGGTGGATCGATGCTGGCTGCAGGGCTCTTGGGGATCGTCATCAACTTCGCCCTGTGGATCGCGATCGGTGCGGTACTCGTCTACTACTTCGGGTACTACGCGATGGACAACGAAACGGTCGGGAAGCGATCACAGGACGTCGCCGTCGTCGATGAAACTGGTTCGCCGCCGAGCCAGCGTGACCGACTGATCCGAACGGCAGTGCTGCTCGCCCCGTTCCCGATTATGCTCCTTCTTGGCGGAATTCTCGGTGGGTTCGGGTTCGTCTTCGCACTCGTTCTCATGATCGGCTGGCTCCTCATCGAAGCGGCCGTTATGTTCGTGAGCGACGACGCACAGCGCCTCGGCGACCGCGTGGCCGGCACGTACGTCGTCAGCGCAACCAAGTGA
- the rpiA gene encoding ribose-5-phosphate isomerase RpiA — translation MKQGGSDAAKQAAGESAAEAVEDGMAVGLGTGSTAAHAIRAIGRAVDAGLDVVGVPTSFQSRQLAKDCGIPLGDLDDVSVDLAIDGADEVAGGNLIKGGGAAHAQEKIVDASADRFLVVADPTKEADVLSHPVPVEVLPVARSTVATAVEDLGGDPSLRRAERKDGPVVTDNGNLVLDCDFNSIGDPAPLASDLAALPGVVEHGLFVDMADEIHVGTADGVTVRALSE, via the coding sequence ATGAAACAGGGCGGCTCCGACGCGGCGAAACAGGCAGCGGGGGAATCGGCAGCCGAGGCAGTTGAAGATGGCATGGCTGTCGGCCTCGGCACGGGGTCGACAGCAGCCCACGCTATCCGTGCTATCGGACGGGCGGTCGACGCCGGACTTGATGTTGTCGGCGTCCCCACGTCGTTTCAATCCCGTCAGCTGGCCAAGGACTGTGGCATCCCGCTGGGGGACCTCGATGACGTGTCGGTCGACCTCGCCATCGACGGGGCCGACGAGGTAGCCGGCGGTAATCTGATCAAAGGCGGTGGCGCGGCGCACGCTCAGGAGAAAATCGTCGACGCGAGTGCTGACCGCTTCCTCGTCGTCGCCGACCCGACGAAGGAGGCGGACGTACTCTCACACCCTGTCCCCGTCGAAGTGCTCCCGGTGGCCCGATCGACGGTCGCAACGGCGGTCGAAGACCTTGGCGGTGACCCGTCGCTTCGGCGGGCGGAACGCAAGGACGGCCCCGTCGTCACCGACAACGGAAACCTCGTACTCGACTGTGACTTCAATTCTATAGGCGACCCCGCCCCGCTCGCCAGCGACCTCGCTGCGCTCCCCGGGGTCGTCGAGCACGGGCTGTTCGTGGATATGGCTGACGAGATCCACGTTGGCACTGCTGACGGCGTCACCGTCCGAGCGCTTTCGGAATAG
- a CDS encoding GNAT family N-acetyltransferase: protein MHVRTATPDEVPAVMNVLDGAVLSIDVETVRAGAEDGSTLIAVSGDNETDGRVLGALVLDGTHIEAVAVRRRRRGQGIGTALVEAALDRRDRLTAEFDTDVQPFYEALGFDTDPLDEPDRYRGKRE, encoded by the coding sequence ATGCACGTCCGAACAGCGACCCCCGACGAAGTGCCAGCGGTGATGAACGTCCTCGACGGGGCGGTCCTCTCGATCGACGTCGAGACCGTCCGAGCGGGTGCTGAAGACGGGAGCACACTCATCGCAGTGTCCGGTGACAACGAGACGGATGGGCGCGTTCTCGGCGCACTCGTACTCGACGGAACGCACATCGAGGCCGTCGCTGTCCGTCGCCGTCGTCGCGGCCAGGGCATCGGGACGGCGCTCGTCGAGGCCGCACTCGACCGGCGAGACCGACTCACCGCCGAGTTTGACACCGACGTTCAACCGTTCTACGAGGCGCTGGGGTTCGACACCGACCCGCTGGACGAACCAGACCGCTACCGTGGCAAGCGTGAGTAG
- the glmM gene encoding phosphoglucosamine mutase — MTQFGTSGIRGPVGETVTAELALSVGRALGIDCERVVVGRDPRASGEYLQAALVAGLRESGVDVIDLGGAATPTIGRAVAWQDADAGVTVTASHNPPEDNGIKLWQPSGQAFDADLRATIEQRLDEDAFQPAAWDESGSLASRDVSQRHVDTLLSEIGEQDLDSHVIVDLGNGAGRVSVDALSALGCSVETLNGQPDGAFPGRPSEPKAENCESLSTLVAESDADLGIAHDGDADRMRAVAADGTFLSGDVLLAVFARTAASPGERVAVPVDTSLAVEDHLNDIDVSVEYTPVGDVYVAEAASAEGVAFGGEPSGAWIWPERTLCPDGPLAACTAAALDSERPLGDRAADVPEYPIRRDSVETDEKETVMDRVRETVTDAYDDVTTLDGVRVDLGDAWFLLRASGTQPLVRITAEARDPDRADAVFEEAQTRLTDAL, encoded by the coding sequence ATGACACAGTTCGGAACGAGCGGGATTCGGGGTCCCGTCGGCGAGACGGTTACAGCCGAGTTGGCGCTCTCAGTGGGGCGAGCGCTTGGCATCGACTGCGAGCGGGTGGTCGTGGGCCGGGACCCGCGAGCGAGCGGCGAGTACCTGCAAGCGGCGCTGGTGGCCGGGCTCCGGGAGAGCGGCGTCGACGTGATCGACCTTGGCGGCGCGGCGACACCGACTATCGGACGAGCGGTGGCGTGGCAGGACGCCGACGCCGGTGTCACAGTGACGGCGAGTCACAACCCGCCAGAAGACAACGGTATCAAACTCTGGCAGCCCAGCGGGCAGGCCTTCGACGCGGACCTCCGGGCGACGATTGAACAGCGACTGGACGAAGATGCGTTCCAGCCAGCGGCGTGGGACGAGAGCGGTAGCCTAGCGTCCCGGGATGTCAGCCAGCGTCACGTCGACACGCTACTCTCGGAAATCGGCGAACAGGACCTCGACAGCCACGTCATTGTCGATCTCGGCAACGGCGCGGGCCGGGTCAGCGTCGACGCGCTCTCGGCGCTGGGCTGTTCTGTCGAGACGCTCAACGGCCAGCCCGACGGCGCGTTTCCCGGTCGTCCCTCGGAGCCGAAAGCCGAGAACTGCGAGTCGCTTTCGACGCTAGTGGCTGAATCCGATGCCGACCTCGGCATCGCACACGATGGCGACGCCGACCGGATGCGGGCGGTCGCGGCCGACGGGACCTTCCTTTCCGGCGACGTGTTACTGGCCGTGTTCGCCCGTACTGCAGCGTCACCGGGCGAGCGGGTCGCTGTCCCGGTCGATACGAGCCTCGCCGTCGAGGACCACCTCAACGACATCGACGTGTCTGTCGAGTACACCCCGGTTGGGGATGTGTACGTCGCCGAGGCCGCAAGCGCCGAGGGTGTCGCCTTCGGCGGCGAGCCAAGCGGTGCGTGGATCTGGCCCGAGCGAACGCTGTGTCCGGACGGTCCGCTAGCGGCCTGTACCGCCGCAGCATTGGACAGCGAGCGCCCGCTGGGCGACCGCGCCGCCGACGTGCCGGAGTACCCCATCCGCCGGGACAGCGTCGAAACCGACGAGAAGGAGACCGTGATGGACCGCGTTCGAGAGACAGTGACCGATGCCTACGACGACGTGACGACGCTCGACGGCGTCCGTGTCGACCTCGGCGACGCGTGGTTCCTCCTGCGGGCCAGCGGAACCCAGCCACTCGTTCGGATCACCGCCGAAGCCCGCGATCCAGACCGTGCTGACGCGGTGTTCGAGGAGGCACAGACACGCCTGACAGACGCGCTATAG
- a CDS encoding phosphoglucomutase/phosphomannomutase family protein, whose translation MANNADADAGAIAFGTDGWRATLDVFTKPRVRMVGQAVATTLAERGATGTVAIGYDARETSPGFADELAHVLRANGFDVLLPDRDTPTPIVAWTVKDRGLAGALQITASHNPPEYNGVKFIPGDGSPALPDWTAAFEENLAVLDPLPEDEWGERTEEDLISPFHDHALDFVDTDLDGLSVAYDALYGSGRGVTDALLEAAGADVTRLNCVQDPEFGGGSPEPSAENAEGLVSEVSEGDAALGIINDGDADRIGVVTPKRGYLDPNLFFAAMYDFLLEDRTGDVVRTVSTSSIVDRVAEAHGQDVHEVAVGFKWVAEAMAEHDALFGGEESGGFGLPDHLRNKDGVLVALVAAAAEREEPLDARVNRVLDEHGEIHQNRISVDCPDDRKEPVLDDLETALPDTLAGVAVDGINTVDGFKIRLEDGTWVLVRPSGTEPKLRVYAEASSAERVEDLLEAGRNLVEPLV comes from the coding sequence ATGGCTAACAACGCGGATGCTGACGCAGGTGCAATCGCCTTCGGGACGGACGGCTGGCGGGCGACGCTGGACGTGTTCACGAAGCCGCGGGTTCGGATGGTGGGGCAGGCCGTCGCCACGACGCTCGCCGAGCGCGGGGCGACTGGAACCGTCGCAATCGGGTACGACGCCCGCGAGACATCGCCCGGGTTCGCCGACGAACTCGCACACGTCCTGCGTGCGAACGGTTTTGACGTACTCTTGCCGGACCGAGACACGCCGACGCCGATTGTCGCCTGGACTGTAAAAGACCGCGGGCTGGCCGGGGCGCTTCAGATCACGGCCAGCCACAACCCGCCGGAGTACAACGGCGTGAAATTCATCCCCGGCGACGGGTCGCCAGCGCTGCCCGACTGGACAGCCGCCTTTGAGGAGAACCTCGCTGTCCTCGACCCACTCCCCGAAGACGAGTGGGGCGAGCGAACGGAAGAAGACCTCATCAGCCCGTTCCATGACCACGCGCTGGACTTCGTCGACACTGACCTCGATGGCCTGTCAGTCGCGTACGACGCGCTGTACGGCAGCGGCCGCGGCGTCACCGACGCCCTGCTTGAAGCGGCCGGGGCCGATGTGACTCGTCTCAACTGCGTACAGGACCCTGAGTTCGGCGGCGGGTCGCCCGAGCCATCGGCGGAGAACGCTGAGGGACTCGTCAGCGAAGTCAGCGAGGGCGACGCCGCACTCGGGATTATCAACGACGGCGACGCCGACCGCATCGGTGTCGTCACACCCAAGCGGGGCTATCTGGATCCCAACCTGTTTTTCGCCGCGATGTACGACTTCCTGCTCGAGGACAGGACGGGCGACGTGGTCCGAACGGTCTCGACCTCCAGTATCGTCGACCGCGTCGCCGAGGCCCACGGACAGGATGTCCACGAGGTCGCCGTCGGCTTCAAGTGGGTCGCCGAGGCGATGGCCGAGCACGACGCGCTGTTCGGCGGCGAGGAATCGGGCGGCTTCGGCCTGCCGGACCACCTGCGGAACAAGGACGGCGTGCTGGTGGCGCTGGTCGCCGCCGCCGCCGAGCGCGAGGAACCGCTTGATGCCCGTGTCAACCGAGTGCTGGACGAACACGGCGAAATCCACCAGAACCGGATCAGCGTTGATTGCCCGGACGACCGAAAGGAGCCAGTCCTCGACGACCTCGAAACCGCACTTCCCGACACACTGGCGGGGGTCGCCGTCGACGGAATCAACACGGTCGATGGGTTCAAAATTAGGCTTGAAGACGGGACGTGGGTGCTGGTGCGGCCCTCCGGGACAGAGCCGAAACTCCGCGTCTACGCCGAAGCATCGAGCGCGGAACGCGTCGAGGACCTGTTAGAGGCAGGTCGTAATCTGGTCGAACCGCTGGTCTGA
- a CDS encoding DUF2391 family protein — MARRRYRVADTAQQLVGGFLLAGPFVVTEEVWVLAENMSWYHAVLVVGIVFAIGYGALYKADADRDVDTEAEVAGIPVRFVSLMGVAFGSVAILAVALTAPDTFLVDGGVLPDPTPMAVFLTTLKAITVGAIFSVVGAATADSVF, encoded by the coding sequence ATGGCTCGACGCCGATACCGGGTCGCGGACACTGCCCAGCAACTCGTCGGCGGGTTCCTGCTCGCGGGACCGTTCGTCGTGACCGAGGAGGTGTGGGTACTGGCCGAGAACATGTCCTGGTATCACGCGGTGCTCGTCGTCGGTATCGTGTTCGCTATCGGGTACGGGGCGCTGTACAAAGCCGACGCCGACCGCGACGTGGACACCGAGGCGGAGGTCGCCGGAATTCCGGTCCGGTTCGTCTCACTGATGGGCGTCGCGTTCGGCTCGGTCGCTATCCTCGCGGTGGCGCTGACTGCCCCGGATACGTTCCTCGTCGACGGCGGGGTTCTGCCGGACCCGACGCCGATGGCCGTCTTTCTGACGACGCTGAAAGCCATCACTGTCGGTGCAATTTTCAGCGTCGTCGGGGCCGCGACGGCGGACAGCGTGTTTTGA
- a CDS encoding replication factor C small subunit, with protein MSEAESESRAGREEVWIEKYRPQTLDDVMGHENIVGRLKSYVSRNDLSHMLFSGPAGTGKTTCATAIARELYGDDWREHFLELNASDERGIDVVRDRIKNFARTSFGGVEYRIIFLDEADALTSDAQSALRRTMEQFSNNVRFILSCNYSSQIIDPIQSRCAVFRFSPLADDAVAEEIRNIAAEEDIELTEDGLDALIYAADGDMRKAINGLQAASVSGDTVDESAVYAITSTARPEEIRTMVQSALDGDFTASRATLDRLLTEEGIAGGDIIDQLHRSIWEFDIDDAAAVRVLERIGETDYRITRGANERVQLEAMLASLAQDE; from the coding sequence ATGAGTGAGGCCGAGTCCGAGTCGCGGGCGGGACGCGAGGAGGTCTGGATCGAGAAGTACCGCCCGCAGACGCTCGACGACGTGATGGGCCACGAGAACATCGTCGGGCGGCTCAAGAGCTACGTCTCGCGTAACGACCTGAGCCACATGCTGTTTTCGGGCCCCGCGGGGACAGGGAAGACCACGTGTGCGACGGCTATCGCCCGCGAACTGTACGGCGATGACTGGCGCGAGCACTTTCTCGAACTGAACGCCTCCGACGAGCGTGGTATCGACGTGGTCCGGGACCGCATCAAGAACTTTGCTCGGACGAGCTTCGGCGGCGTCGAGTACCGTATTATTTTCCTTGACGAGGCCGACGCGCTGACCAGCGACGCACAGTCGGCGCTGCGCCGGACGATGGAGCAGTTCTCGAACAACGTTCGCTTTATTCTCTCGTGTAACTACTCCAGCCAAATCATCGACCCGATTCAGTCCCGCTGTGCAGTCTTCCGGTTCTCGCCGCTGGCAGACGATGCCGTTGCCGAGGAAATCCGAAACATCGCTGCCGAAGAGGACATCGAACTGACCGAAGACGGACTGGACGCGCTCATCTACGCCGCCGACGGGGATATGCGGAAAGCTATCAACGGCTTGCAAGCCGCATCGGTCAGCGGCGACACAGTCGATGAATCGGCGGTGTACGCTATCACTTCGACAGCCCGTCCGGAAGAGATACGCACGATGGTCCAGTCGGCGCTAGACGGCGACTTTACCGCCTCCCGGGCAACCCTCGATAGACTGCTGACTGAGGAGGGCATCGCCGGCGGCGACATCATCGACCAACTGCACCGTTCTATCTGGGAGTTCGATATCGACGATGCGGCAGCCGTCCGGGTGCTCGAACGCATCGGCGAAACCGATTATCGGATCACCCGCGGTGCGAACGAGCGCGTGCAACTCGAAGCGATGCTGGCCTCGCTCGCACAGGACGAGTAA
- the larB gene encoding nickel pincer cofactor biosynthesis protein LarB has protein sequence MRDILDSVAAGDLSPTEAEAALSGYATSGAGRFDAAREDRAGVPEAVLADGKTPTEVADLAATAIETTDRAIVTRLDTSTATAVRERLDKTAPDATVRWDDRSNWLVATTPAFERPSLDASVGIVTAGTSDAVPAGEAALIVEEMGATVTRIDDVGVASLARTIDAVDGLREQDVLIVAAGREGALPTVVAGLVDVPVIGLPVSTGYGHGGEGEAALSGLLQSCTALSVVNIDAGFTAGTQAGLIARQLDNARE, from the coding sequence ATGCGCGATATACTCGATTCGGTTGCGGCGGGCGACCTCTCCCCGACGGAAGCCGAGGCGGCGCTTTCGGGCTACGCGACCAGCGGGGCCGGCCGGTTCGACGCTGCCCGGGAGGATCGTGCGGGCGTTCCCGAAGCAGTCCTCGCGGATGGGAAGACACCGACGGAAGTGGCGGACCTGGCGGCGACAGCTATCGAAACGACGGACCGGGCTATCGTGACACGACTCGATACGTCCACTGCAACGGCCGTTCGGGAGCGATTAGACAAGACGGCTCCGGACGCAACAGTTCGCTGGGACGACCGCTCGAACTGGCTGGTGGCGACAACGCCCGCGTTCGAACGTCCGTCGCTGGACGCGTCAGTGGGTATCGTCACCGCCGGGACATCCGATGCAGTTCCGGCCGGTGAGGCCGCGCTCATTGTCGAGGAGATGGGCGCAACTGTGACCCGTATCGACGACGTTGGCGTTGCGAGCCTCGCTCGGACGATCGATGCGGTTGATGGCCTCCGGGAGCAGGACGTGCTTATCGTCGCGGCGGGCCGCGAGGGTGCGCTCCCGACGGTCGTCGCCGGTCTCGTCGACGTGCCGGTCATCGGTCTGCCCGTCTCGACCGGCTACGGCCACGGCGGCGAGGGTGAGGCAGCCCTTTCGGGGCTGCTACAGTCCTGCACAGCCCTCTCTGTCGTGAATATCGACGCTGGCTTCACTGCCGGAACGCAGGCCGGCCTAATCGCCAGACAGCTCGACAATGCGCGGGAATAA
- a CDS encoding GIY-YIG nuclease family protein: protein MTTARSPYHVYVLRCSDNTFYTGYTTDVERRVREHDAGDGAKYTRGRTPVELIHVESFDSQSDAMSREYEIKQYSRAEKERLVESSDAEVAFDI, encoded by the coding sequence ATGACTACCGCGCGGAGCCCTTACCACGTGTACGTCCTCCGTTGTAGCGACAACACGTTTTACACTGGCTACACGACCGATGTAGAACGCCGCGTCCGCGAGCACGATGCCGGCGACGGCGCGAAGTACACTCGCGGCCGAACCCCGGTCGAACTAATCCATGTCGAGTCGTTTGACTCGCAGTCCGATGCGATGAGCCGTGAGTACGAGATCAAGCAGTACTCCAGAGCGGAGAAGGAACGGCTCGTCGAATCCAGCGACGCCGAAGTGGCATTCGATATCTGA
- a CDS encoding archaellin/type IV pilin N-terminal domain-containing protein, protein MQRLRPSTQGTSEDRGQVGIGTLIVFIAMVLVAAIAAGVLINTAGFLQNSAQATGQQSSDSTTNRIQVVGMTGDHFTSNSEVGVVDIVVRRAPGASNVDLDKTTIQWIGPSGSYYQLAAGGADGNPDGRFAVSTVQDNDGSQPVLNDVEDRFRITLDLGADNSVSAVPFGEELPEGETATLRITSPAGGMTTEEVVVPKTLSGESSVTL, encoded by the coding sequence ATGCAACGTTTACGACCATCTACGCAGGGGACGAGCGAGGACCGCGGACAGGTCGGGATCGGGACGCTCATCGTGTTTATCGCGATGGTGCTGGTCGCGGCAATCGCAGCGGGCGTACTCATCAACACTGCGGGGTTCCTGCAGAATTCTGCGCAGGCGACGGGCCAGCAGTCTAGCGATTCGACGACGAACCGAATTCAGGTCGTTGGCATGACCGGCGATCACTTCACCAGTAACAGCGAAGTCGGCGTGGTTGATATCGTTGTCAGGCGAGCGCCAGGAGCAAGTAACGTTGATCTAGACAAGACAACGATCCAGTGGATTGGCCCGAGCGGGTCGTACTACCAGCTTGCGGCTGGCGGCGCAGACGGTAACCCAGATGGTCGTTTCGCTGTTTCGACCGTGCAGGATAACGACGGCTCCCAACCAGTGCTCAACGACGTTGAAGACCGGTTCAGAATAACGCTTGACCTCGGTGCCGATAACTCCGTTAGCGCTGTGCCATTCGGTGAGGAACTGCCAGAAGGCGAGACTGCGACACTGCGTATTACCTCGCCAGCGGGCGGGATGACGACCGAGGAAGTCGTCGTGCCGAAGACCCTTTCCGGGGAATCCTCAGTCACGCTCTGA
- a CDS encoding ubiquitin-like small modifier protein 2 — protein MHVTVEIAGEDTHKLEVDADATYGDLLAPVDLSPHEVSVLVDGEHVPTDQPVEHDHVRVVRLIKGG, from the coding sequence ATGCACGTCACCGTCGAAATCGCCGGCGAAGACACCCACAAACTGGAGGTGGACGCGGACGCGACATACGGCGATCTGCTCGCACCGGTCGATCTGAGTCCCCACGAGGTATCGGTCCTCGTCGACGGCGAGCACGTGCCGACGGACCAACCAGTCGAGCACGACCACGTTCGGGTCGTCAGGCTCATCAAAGGCGGATGA